Genomic window (Bufo gargarizans isolate SCDJY-AF-19 unplaced genomic scaffold, ASM1485885v1 original_scaffold_1762_pilon, whole genome shotgun sequence):
AGCCGGGATCGTTCGTAGAATGGTAGAGATCCAGGTAAGTAGGCCAGGTCTGCAGTGGATATGGAAAATAGCAGCCGGATCATCAACTTCATGAAATCTCTCTTTATtatagaataaaaataataggTGGATGCTTCCAGCAGCAGAGGAGGCAGGACAATCTAGCGGGGAGTAACCGCCTGTAGTACTCACTAGACTGCATCAACGTGTTAGCGCCTCTCAGCACAAGGGTGGCTGAGAGACAGCGGAAGGGAagctacttaaagaggacctttcactcgtatacaaactaaaaactaactctatctgcgggcagagcggcgcccaggggtcccctgcacttactagtatgcctgggcgccgctccgttcgcccggtataggctccggtgtctcagctccctctgttgtacggggcagtttttgtattaggcgtgtcccttgctgcagcgcacagctcatagccaggctgtGGAACTGTGGGTAAGGGACTCCTTTTGTGCCGCTTCCGGTCTGACGGCGACTGGAAGTTGGAGGATCACTAGAGCCCGACGCTGAGGAGGAAGCAGACTTTTCACTGCCAGGGCTGGACCGCGAGACTTACTTTACGGCCTCCTGTCCGGAAGTGCACACTACACAGATCACCGAGGCGATGTTAGAGGCGCAGTCTGTGCGTTGGGCTTTGCAGGGGGCACTCCTGGTTAATTACCACTTTGTTTGACTTAATTAATAAAAGTTCCACCTGTCCTGATTGTTCACAGGGGCAGTAATACCCTGCTTGTACGGAAGGGAATGTCTGGGTTCAGAGGTGACCccggacataagctccccttcagcCTGTAGGAGTGGAGCGTTGGAGCACTTCTAGCTCCGCACAGGACAAGGGCGGTTTATTTACTGCCGGTGACGTACCCGGATTTTTCTCAgaatgctaggcggaggctttatCATGGTTGGAGCGGTGAGTGGTGGTTTTCAAGCCACCTATAATCCACACGATCAGCGCACGCTTGAACTATCTTACACTTAAAAACCGCACCAAGTGAATCacaataagatatatatatatatatatatatatatatatacacacacacaacacctCAGACATACCGGCATTATATAggctgttttttttacttttgtatagaaaaaaaaaaatgccactacaactttttttaaaaaaaaatatatatgtatgtaatttACATATATTGTGGATCAACCTTATTTATAGCTGCAATAAATGTCTAGACTGGGACAGTTTAATCTTGTCAATTGTGTTGATATTCTTTGTATTGTtaacaagtgttttttttatatatacaggtccttcaaaaaaaattagcatattgtgataaagttcattattttctgtaatgtactgataaacattatgaagatgtcatttttcagcacgacctggcacctgctcacagcgccaacaccactggtaactggtttactgaccatggtattactgggctcaattggcctgccaactctcctgacctgaaccccatagagaatctgtgggatattgggaagagaaagttgagagacgcaagacccaacactctggatgagcttaaggcctctATCGAAGCATCccgggcctccataacacctcagcagtgccacaggctgattgcctccatgccacgccgcattgtagcatcctgggcctccataacacctcagcagtgccacaggctgattgcctccatgccacgccgcattgtagCATCCTTGGCCTCCACatcacctcagcagtgccacaggctgattgcctccatgccacgccgcattgaagcatcctgggcctccataacacctcagcagtgccacaggctgattgcctccatgccacgccacattgaagcctcctgggcctccataacacctcagcagtgccacaggctgatgcctccatgccacgccgcattgtagcatcctgggcctccataacacctcagcagtgccacaggctgattgcctccatgccacgccgcattgaagcatcctgggcctccataacacctcagcagtgccacaggctgatgcctccatgccacgccgcattgaagcatcctgggcctccataacacctcagcagtgccacaggctgatgcctccatgccacgccgcattgtagcatcctgggcctccataacacctcagcagtgccacaggctgattgcctccatgccacgccgcagtgaagcctcctgggcctccataacacctcagcagtgccacaggctgatggcctccatgccacgccgcattgtagcatcctgggcctccataacacctcagcagcgccacaggctgattgcctccatgccacgccgcattgtagcctcctgggcctccataacacctcagcagtgccacaggctgattgcctccatgccacgccgcattgtagcatcctgggcctccataacacctcagcagtgccacaggctgattgcctccatgccacgccgcattgaagcctcctgggcctccataacacctcagcagtgccacaggctgattgcctccatgccacgccgcattgaagcatcctgggcctccataacacctcagcagtgccacaggctgattgcctccatgccacgccgcattgaagcatcctgggcctccataacacctcagcagtgccacaggctgatggcctccatgccacgccgcattgaagcagtcatttctgcaaaaggattctccaccaagtattgagcgcagaactgaacataattatttgaaggttgacttttttttgtattaaaaacacttttcttttattggtcggatgaaatatgctaatttttttagataggaaatttggggttttcatgagctgtggccaaaatcatcaatattaaaaccataaaaggcttgaactacttcagttgtgtgtaatgaatctaaaatatataaaagtctaatgtttatcagcacattacagaaaataatgaactttttcacaatatgctaattttttttagaaggacctgtatatgtagaGAGCACCTGCCCATCATTACCTAACACTATTTTCTGTAGGCACCAATCATTCACAGATATacttaaaactttttttcttcCCAATTTGTAATTTGGTGAGCCGTTCATGGTCTTTGTTACTTTATGTAAGAAAATGCCCTTGGCTCTGTCCGTTGCAGGGCAAGGGGGGCTTATGGCAGGGTTCAGCTATGTTAGTGAAGGGGCCGTGCAGCCATTAAAGCCCAGCGACCACAGTGCAGTCTAAGAGCTTGCTGCAACCTGCATGGATGTGCGGTGCTTCCCCGGGTTGTGTGTTCGTagcccaaggctactttcacacttgtgttttgtgcgcatccgtttgtattatctgtaacacggccaagacagatccattaagaactcaattgaaagtcaatgggagacagatcagttttctattgtgctagagaaaacggatccatccccattgacttattgtGTGCCAGaacagatccatttggctcagtttcatcagactgacaccaaaacgctgtttgCAAAGCAGAGTGGAGACTGaactgatccttttccattcagaatgcaaactgatccgttttggaccgcttgcgagagccctgaatggatctttaacggaaagccaaaacgccagtgtgaaagggaacctgtcatcaactttctgCTTGTAATATAGCAGGCTAATTAAAACTGTAAAAAACCACagatgggcgcaccatagggtaattctgtggaTACACAATAATGGGTAGAATAAACTGGCAAGgctcaccttgtgtggttgtgcaGATGTAGGCATGTATGACAAGCCTAGGCGTCTGGGTATggcggtctgcagccacgggaCCACAATAGATCTTCAAATGGAGAACCAGTTACCAGGATCaagaaggaatcttttattgcagcgatacaacgcagcttctttgtacctgatgaaggggagtgattccccaaAACGCATTGTattgctgcaataaaagattccttcttGATCCTGGTGACGGTATTTCGCGCCGTGGGACGAATATCATTTTTTGCATCAACTTTTTGCTGACCTCaccgagggcagcataaaatagtgacagacgtgctgatgtcagcgctgtgtcactcatgagctaaaagtaagtggctgctgagaaccagcatcataatcattacagccgaggcctggagaagagtcaaatctcctgaagagtcctggttattcaaaaTCTCCTGCACtccccgtccatctgctgatgattgtcagttctctcctagagagaaagggagaaaactagataGAAGAccgagtcatcagcaggtggacgGGGAGAGCAGGGATTTCTAAatgactcttctccaggcccagtctgcaatgattgtaatGTTGGTTCTCGACAACCACTTACTTTTCATTGACAGGCCCCTGAAATCAACTCATCTGTTAGgccgggcagcataaagttgatgacaggttccctttaaagaccacctttgcatgctgggagttgtaggtccACAACAGCTGCAATGTCTcacatgctcagctgttcttctaactcccacagaagtgaatggagcattctgggagttgtagtttctggacACCTGGAGAGGGTGCTGATCCCTACAACCCACAACTATGTAGTTCCAGTGCCACACTGGGAGACTAGCGAGGTGCGGGCTGTCATTTCCAGTACACAGCAGTGAACCACTGGCCTTCATAAATGATACACCTCTATTAAGGCACAGCAGGTCCCAACTACATAAGGGACAGGGTAGTCAATTATTGGGTCTGCTCCTTCCCCGGCCCTGCAGTCTGGTCTGGAAGTTGGTCAATGCATTCGTAAGCTTCGCTGTGAGTCTCCTAGGAATGCATATAGACCCTACAGGGGTCTGGCAGACCCGAACCGGACTGACCGCTGCTGTACCCCTTATATACATTGTGGGGCACTGGGTGATCAGACCCATCCAGTTCATACAACTAAGAGTAGTAAGCCCTAGCTTTTCTGCTATACGCTGGGTGTAACAAGTATTAATGCatcacaactggaatacccctttaagtcacccGTTTTATAGTGCGTCCCAGTAAAACATTCCTCTGTCTCTGaaggtgcaccccccccccccccccttgtgacaCAGGGGGGTTGCCAGACACTGGTTTACACAAATGGACCACAACACAACAGATAGTGACAACTGAGCCAATTTATTTCTGCACATATCAGGGTGTTCGGCCGCACACGTCTTCTCATGGTGCAGACACGAAGACTTCTAGAAGGCGGCCATTAGATCTTGTCCAAACTGGAATCTGCTTAATCCAACTGAAAGGGAAACAGGAAACAGTCAGAAGAGCCGTCGAAACCAGAACAGAGGCAGCGCGATGGAGAGGAGCGAGCAAACTGGCGCAGACAGGGGCCGCTTCTAACGTGGTTCCTCCCATCTCTACCAGTGACTGGCTGGATCTGTACGTGGCCCTCAGGAGACTGCAGGCCCACCACATACCGCCAATACTACGTAAATGAAACCAAGACCCCAAATAAGAGCCAATTCACATGCGGCAGATTCCGAGCAGAAATCCCTGCATTTGCAGCGGGGGCTTCGCCGTTTAGacgaatggaacagattttcgctcgcagacatttctgcaacaaatctgccgcgTGCGATTCCAAGCGATCGAGTCAACAGCGACACCTGAGCGCGACTACAGGGGGTCAGTACAGAACCCAGACTCACCTTAACGAAGCCAATGTCCTTGGCGTACTGCCTGAAGCACTGACGGCACATGTTCAGCCCGTATTTGCGGATCAGTCCATGTCTGTTAGAGCACACacggctgaaagaaaaaaaaacaacgccATAAGCATGTAGTTAAGTGAAACCGCCACCGCGCTTACACGTGCAGGCGACATAGCTCCCTGTTGGACTCCTTTCAAGATGTCCGCCAGTCCATCTTCCCAGTCCACACAATGCTGTAGGAAAGGTTAAGACGAGCCCCGCCGCCCTCAGATGGACCAAAGCTACCGACGCTGTGCCCATCTCAGACTGTGACGGAGACCTGGACAGAGGGCACCAGGTGGACAATATACCCCTGCCACATTCCTTAGGGCCCCCACTGTCCATACCCACATTGCTGCCAATACCAGTTCAATTCATAACCCCAAGGGGCGCCCACAAACGCTGCACCCCAGCTGAATGCGTGTATGCCATTGTGTCAGCACGTGAATATGACCTCCGCAGCCAGTGCCAGTATCCCAATACCTTTTAGGCCCATCACATCAAGACCTCTGCCTACTGTCAGCGAATGGTACCCAAAACAGATCTACCGCTCTTCTCATGGTACCATGACAGGGGGAGAGCTGCTGATGCCATCATATGAGCCGCACTATGGCCGCCTAtacagtgtgaatgaggccccgCTCAGCTCCGAATCCTCCGCCTCTGTTCACACCGGCAGCAGAGGATGCGTTAGGAGGCGGCGCGCAGATCCCAGGACAATATACCGCTGCACagcacagggctccagatggcgaccaaaacggtcgccaatgcgccttaaaatttgcagatggcgacaagactttttagtcttgtcgccatttgcgactgtaccgccgcgatcctgcgcagcccaagttctcttcactagcacagcacagtcagtggagaaggaaggagtccctccctctccactgtgacgcggccgccactaccaccaatgggcagatagcagggaggagcagtcgccactgcgccaccaatgaatgtaaaacataagtataggcagcggtatcacagacccggcacccggcctcaataacagggcatgcgatacatggcaattaacccctcaggtgccacagatcgcatgccgttattgaggccgggtctgtTATACCGCTGCCGacaggagttaaagaggacctttcatgggtacaaagaatattaacttattagtagtaggctacatagagcggcgcccagggatctaagtgcacttactattagtcctgggcgccgctccgttcgcccgctgtggccccggtaatttcaacattcagagcaaggaggaggagacgccagtgtctgtccttcccccctgacagcagcgctgaccaatcacagcgcatagagagggagttgttttttttctccctctctctgcgctgtgattggtcagcgctgctgtcaggggggaaggacagacactggcgtctcctcctccttgctctgaatgttgaaattaccgggggccacagcgggcgaacggagcggcgcccaggactaatagtaagtgcacttagatccctgggcgctgctctatgcagcctactactaataagttaatatttttttggacccacgaaaggtcctctttaattacattcattgctgATGCAGTGCGCCCTTCCAAACCCTcaccgctcccccccccccattatcactggccaaaagtcttccccccccccccccccatattatcactggccacaagtcttcccccccccccccatattatcactggccacaagtcttcccccccccccattatcactggccacaagtcccctgccattgttatatggtggccacagggtcccatcccctccattggtggcagattacactgctggggctcagatcgttaccttggcagccaggacgctactggagccctggctgccatgttcagctccctgctgctgtgtgcacagggcagcagggagatgtgtgagatcctattcaccctgatagatctctatcagggtgaatagcacaagggatgaaaagatccaggttctagtcctaagggaagaaatggttattaaataaaaagttaaacaaaaaaaaacaccaaaatactaaaagtttaaagggaacctgtcacccaaaaatcgtctatcaagctgtttacagtaccttatagtgctgtgtcctcgtttcttgatgcactttttgttcgttttgccgcatgtctgctcattcagaaatcgtagttatattcagctgctgccccgtgcttcaagtcaggcttgaagtcacgggggcagcggcctcggcgtcttccatggccctctccccgccccctgcctctgtgactgacacccgaacatccgattccgggaccgcgctcaacggccgcatgcgcagtaaagggcggcaggagcgcggtcccggctgccgcgcgtactacgcgccgtcttactttcgccgcactgcgcatgcgcccgacatcctgtatcaaacgcgcccgcgcccagatgccgggcgcgggcgcgtttgatacaggatgtcgggcacatgcgcagtgcggcgaaagtaagacggcgcgtagtacgcgcggcagccgggaccgcactcctgccgccctttactgcgcatgcggctgttgagcgcggtcccggattcggatgttcgggtgtcagtcacagaggcagggggcggggagagggccatggaagacgccgaggccgctgcccccgtgacttcaagcctgacttgaagcacggggcagcagctgaatataactacgatttctgaatgagcagacatgcggcaaaacgaacaaaaagtgcatcaagaaacgaggacacagcactataaggtactgtaaacagcttgatagacgatttttgggtgacaggttccctttaaatgcccccttcccagttttacatataaaatttacaaacaataaagaattaccatattacatatcgccacgtcccaaaaagtgtgagctattaaaatataaaaaaatatttccgctcggtgaaggccgtaacagaaaaaaaaaactaaaccacgcaattcgctatttttagtcaccttgtcccccagaagatgtccctggatgtgagagctCTGTGGTTTTCTcgtatatgtagtgctggctcactactgtgacctgcgtctcatcttctcaaagtcctttttttttaaattatatgcattttaaatttggcgacaaaaaaatgtaatttggctcctaaattttttagttttggagccaatggctcctggtgattttttttttgtctggagcactgacaGCACCATAAACCCGTCAggctccattatagtcaatgggtgagCGCCACTGGAGTCCATCCTATGGCCGCTCCTGCACGTACGCTTTTAGTCAGTTTCGCCATGCTGCAGGCGCGGACCATCCCTGAGGAGCGGTTCACATCGCCCAGATTCAGGGGCGCAAGTCTGAAGGCCAATGTATACAactattactgtatactgtgcggCGTGTCCTGACGGCCCAGTGTACAGTACAGCGTAGACCAGTGCCTCCAGTCACCGGTCAGAACAAACCGCAGTGTGAACACGGTCTAATCAGTCCTAAGCAAGCAATAGGTTGTCTAAACTAGATTAAACAAttttattcactgacagcaagcaggccTATAGGCTTATCTCTGGACGTCATGTCACATGACCTCATCACTGAGGACTGATGCCGTCACTGTGGAGGGATAGACAGGCCCCGAGGTGAGGCTCTGCCGCCCGCCATGATGCGCTCCATGCGGCCTACCCACATCCCCCCTCCACCACCGCCGCCCCGGCCGCTCTCCTCCTCCGCCCGCCCCCTGCACACCCTCCTCAACACCGCGAGCCGCCACACACGCACCAGGAGCGGGATCCCTGCCCGAACTTCCTCGGGTGGCTCCAGTACAGCTGCTGGTGACCCATCTCGTCCGTCTCTCTGTCTGCAAAAAGGAAGAGGCGGAGCTGCGCAGGCGCTAATCAACCCAGCAGAGGCCTCCCAGCATGCAGCGCGAGCAGCAGCTACTAGGTATCCCGGCAGGCACCGCGgcggccctggctgccatggaaaCCGAAGCGTTGCCTGTTTATTATCGGTAAAGGCTATACGGTACTATACTCCGTAAGGACCTCCTGACGTCACAATATCACGTGATATTCCTAGGTCCTGTGGGTCGCAGTCGGTGTTCTATAAAATGGCACTGGCCGACTTTTTGCAGAGAAAGAAGGTTCGGGGATGGAGACTCAGCAGCTTCTGTATCACTGAGAGGGGAGAGAGTCTGACTACTgggagattatatactgggggggggggctgctgtgtgagattatatactggggggctgctgtgtgggattatatactgggggggaggctgctgtgtgggattatatactggggggggggaactgctgtgtgggattatatactggggggggggggggaaactgctgtgtgggattatatactggggggggggaaactgctgtgtgggattatatactgggggggaaactgctgtgtgggattatatactggggggggggaactgctgtgtgggattatatactgggggggggaaactgctgtgtgggattatatactggggggggaaaactgctgtgtgggattatatactgggggggaaactgctgtgtgggattatatactgggggggaaactgctgtgtgggattatatactgggggggggggaaactgctgtgtgggattatatactggggggggaaactgctgtgtgggattatatactggggggggaaactgctgtgtgggattatatactgggggggggaaactgctgtgtgggattatatactggggggggaaactgctgtgtgggattatatactgggggggaaactgctgtgtgggattatatactgggggggaaactgctgtgtgggattatatactggggggggggaaactgctgtgtgggattatatactgggggggggaaactgctgtgtgggattatatactggggggggaaactgctgtgtgggattatatactgggggggaaactgctgtgtgggattatatactgggggggaaactgctgtgtgggattatatactggggggggaaactgctgtgtgggattatatactggggggaaactgctgtgtgggattatatactggggggggaaactgctgtgtgggattatatactgggggggggggaaactgctgtgtgggattatatactggggggggggaactgctgtgtgggattatatactgggggggggaactgctgtgtgggattatatactgggggggggaactgctgtgtgggattatatactgggggggggaactgctgtgtgggattatatactggggggggaaactgctgtgtgggattatatactgggggggggaaactgctgtgtgggattatatactggggggaaactgctgtgtgggattatatactgggggggaaactgctgtgtgggattatatactggggggggaaactgctgtgtgggattatatactggggggaaactgctgtgtgggatatatactggggggggaaactgctgtgtgggattatatactggggggggaaactgctgtgtgggattatatactggggggaaactgctgtgtgggattatatactgggggggaaactgctgtgtgggattatatactggggggggaaactgctgtgtgggattatatactgggggggggggggggggtggctgctGTGTGATGCTCCTGGTTAGGA
Coding sequences:
- the RPS29 gene encoding 40S ribosomal protein S29, yielding MGHQQLYWSHPRKFGQGSRSCRVCSNRHGLIRKYGLNMCRQCFRQYAKDIGFVKLD